A portion of the Polaribacter cellanae genome contains these proteins:
- a CDS encoding T9SS type A sorting domain-containing protein encodes MKTKLLLALLFISSIFYAQFPTNDLVGKYSFDNGALTDGANSNNFTQTGTLLTAQDDRFTAVNTNAIRLNGDYLTRSDVNFTGNTGSISFWVKTTTNNSNVETIYDDAHNRNSVADNTTWSGYYLFLQNGKVGFVIQQLFTASNIGRVGIKKTGATNVSDGKWHHITFSITQAITGTGQYRAGREIRNYLTTANLYIDDIFVDQAIINKSSEFGFNPNGNINSTGNITIANNRSNSLPTANKYKDQIDDLFIYNRALTRAEIAQIRKDGNYCVAPPNTIIGLSNTNNTSATITLSGSGNYDLAYYKQSESISNATIINNVSTNPINITGLEISTPYVVKIREHCNNVSDWSNDFVFTTSRPSGIIFVDATATGSNNGTSWQNAFTSLQDALSVVQTFNEKEVWIAKGTYKPDATNRSATFSIGRENVKVYGGFAGTEAQVSERIFGTNETILSGDLQNNDVNLTDFASNYANTTRNSDNSYHVFRVFTGGDNLLLDGITFSDAHNNKNTTERGGAIVKDKRVSKLTLKNCIIKNNVSRNDNAGLIAEFELNNTSGTRGGLIIENCKFINNMSRWASGIYSFVRANSNVDITVANSLFDNNLAADLSSTLTGISGSASWFRVVANGSDVKLNLVNNTYVNHKDFGTGQSLNNFTRAVVGISKTTNISSTFNATVSNCIFWNNKVSSNGSKSRSITDLYLSPINSLTVTNSLDELNFNDDSISSTSNNISTNPSFNADYSLKGNSPAIDTGDNSKVFGTTDLLGNQRIFNTTVDMGAYEFGSSSPLSVNNFLNDDKISIYPNPVSSIVNIKINAEVKKAIIYNLQGQKIIESISDKIDISNFAKGVYMLKVISEKNGISTKKFIKN; translated from the coding sequence ATGAAAACAAAATTACTCTTAGCACTACTTTTTATTAGTAGTATTTTTTATGCACAATTTCCTACAAATGACTTGGTTGGTAAATATAGCTTTGATAATGGAGCACTAACAGATGGAGCAAATAGCAACAATTTTACCCAAACTGGAACATTATTAACTGCACAAGATGATCGTTTTACAGCCGTAAATACAAATGCAATACGTTTAAATGGAGATTATTTAACAAGGTCTGATGTTAATTTTACAGGCAATACTGGCAGTATTAGCTTTTGGGTAAAAACAACAACAAATAATAGTAATGTTGAGACTATTTATGATGATGCACACAATAGAAATTCTGTTGCAGACAATACAACTTGGTCTGGTTACTATCTTTTTTTACAAAATGGAAAAGTTGGTTTTGTAATTCAGCAACTTTTTACTGCAAGCAATATTGGTAGAGTAGGAATTAAAAAAACAGGCGCAACAAATGTAAGCGATGGTAAATGGCATCACATAACTTTTTCTATAACTCAAGCCATAACTGGTACTGGACAATATAGGGCAGGAAGAGAAATTAGAAATTATTTAACTACAGCAAATTTATATATAGACGATATTTTTGTAGATCAAGCTATTATTAATAAAAGTTCAGAATTTGGTTTTAATCCTAATGGAAATATAAATAGCACAGGAAATATAACCATTGCAAATAATAGAAGTAATAGTTTACCAACTGCAAATAAATATAAAGATCAAATAGACGACCTTTTTATATACAACCGCGCTTTAACAAGAGCAGAAATTGCACAAATAAGAAAAGACGGAAATTATTGTGTTGCACCACCAAATACTATTATTGGGTTATCTAATACAAACAATACATCTGCAACCATTACATTAAGTGGTTCAGGAAATTATGATTTAGCGTATTATAAACAAAGTGAATCTATTAGTAATGCAACTATTATTAATAATGTTTCCACAAATCCAATAAATATTACTGGTTTAGAAATTTCTACACCTTATGTAGTTAAAATTAGAGAACACTGTAATAACGTTTCAGATTGGTCTAATGATTTTGTCTTTACAACCTCTAGACCTTCAGGAATTATTTTTGTTGATGCTACTGCAACAGGTAGTAACAATGGTACAAGTTGGCAAAATGCTTTTACAAGCTTACAAGATGCCTTATCTGTAGTACAAACTTTTAATGAAAAAGAAGTTTGGATTGCCAAAGGAACATACAAACCAGATGCTACTAATAGATCTGCTACTTTTTCTATAGGAAGAGAAAACGTTAAAGTTTATGGAGGTTTTGCTGGTACAGAAGCACAAGTTTCAGAACGTATTTTTGGCACTAATGAAACCATACTTTCTGGAGATTTACAAAATAACGATGTTAATCTTACAGATTTTGCATCAAACTACGCAAATACAACACGAAATTCAGATAATAGTTATCACGTATTCAGAGTTTTTACTGGAGGAGATAATTTATTGTTAGATGGTATTACATTTAGCGATGCACACAATAATAAAAACACAACAGAAAGAGGTGGTGCAATAGTAAAGGATAAAAGGGTTTCAAAACTAACACTTAAAAATTGTATTATAAAAAACAATGTTTCTAGAAACGACAATGCAGGTTTAATTGCAGAGTTTGAATTGAATAATACTTCTGGTACAAGAGGAGGTTTAATTATAGAAAATTGTAAATTTATTAATAACATGTCACGTTGGGCATCTGGTATTTATAGTTTTGTAAGAGCCAATTCTAATGTAGATATTACTGTTGCAAACTCTTTATTTGATAACAATTTAGCAGCAGATTTATCCTCGACTTTAACAGGAATAAGTGGAAGTGCTTCTTGGTTTAGAGTAGTTGCAAATGGTTCTGATGTAAAACTAAACTTAGTAAATAATACTTATGTAAATCATAAAGATTTTGGAACAGGACAAAGTTTAAATAATTTTACCAGAGCTGTAGTTGGTATTAGTAAAACTACTAATATTTCAAGTACTTTTAACGCAACAGTTTCTAATTGTATTTTTTGGAATAACAAAGTCTCTTCAAATGGTTCTAAAAGTAGATCGATTACAGATTTGTATCTATCTCCAATAAATTCTTTAACGGTTACAAATTCTTTAGACGAGCTAAACTTTAATGATGATAGTATTTCCTCTACATCAAATAATATAAGTACAAATCCTTCTTTTAATGCAGATTATAGTTTAAAAGGAAACTCTCCAGCAATAGATACAGGAGATAATTCTAAAGTTTTTGGAACCACAGATTTATTAGGAAATCAAAGAATTTTTAACACAACTGTAGATATGGGTGCTTATGAATTCGGTTCTTCTTCTCCATTAAGTGTAAATAATTTTTTAAATGATGATAAAATCTCAATTTACCCAAACCCAGTTTCTTCAATAGTAAACATTAAGATAAATGCTGAAGTAAAAAAAGCTATTATTTATAATTTACAAGGACAAAAAATTATAGAAAGTATTTCCGATAAAATAGATATTAGCAACTTTGCTAAGGGAGTTTATATGCTAAAAGTTATTAGTGAAAAAAATGGAATTTCCACCAAAAAATTTATAAAGAATTAG
- a CDS encoding carbonic anhydrase family protein — MRTLALNKNAQDNLKPSDVLTNLIEGNRRFINNSLENVDYNALVKDTVGGQYPKAVVLSCIDSRVPVEQVFDQTIGDIFVARVAGNFENTDILGSLEYSCAVAGSKLVLVLGHESCGAVKAACDGVKLGNITAMLNNITPAVKKSSKEVDGETNSTNKEFVAKTVENNVLLTIDRIREKSSILKELESNGDIKIVGGVYSLQTGEVTIL; from the coding sequence ATGAGAACATTAGCACTAAACAAAAACGCACAAGACAACTTAAAACCAAGTGATGTTTTAACAAACCTTATAGAAGGAAATAGAAGATTTATAAATAATTCTTTAGAAAATGTAGATTATAATGCTTTAGTTAAAGACACTGTTGGTGGGCAATACCCAAAAGCTGTTGTTTTATCTTGTATCGATTCTAGAGTTCCTGTAGAGCAAGTTTTCGACCAAACTATTGGAGATATTTTCGTTGCCAGAGTTGCAGGTAATTTCGAGAATACAGATATTTTAGGAAGCTTAGAATATTCTTGTGCAGTTGCCGGAAGTAAACTTGTTTTAGTATTAGGTCACGAAAGTTGTGGAGCTGTAAAAGCAGCTTGCGATGGTGTTAAACTTGGAAATATAACTGCAATGTTAAATAATATTACTCCTGCCGTTAAAAAATCTTCTAAAGAAGTAGATGGAGAAACAAACTCTACAAACAAAGAATTTGTTGCAAAGACTGTAGAGAATAACGTATTGTTAACAATTGATAGAATCCGCGAAAAAAGTTCAATTCTTAAAGAATTGGAAAGTAATGGAGATATTAAAATTGTAGGTGGTGTATATTCTTTACAAACTGGAGAAGTAACTATATTATAG
- a CDS encoding SDR family oxidoreductase, which translates to MSFSNKVIWITGASSGIGKSLAIAFANKNAKLILSSRKKEALELVKSECKNSENVKIITLDLEDYNNLQVKADEAIATFGKIDILINNGGISQRSLVKNTQIMVDKRIMDINYLGTVALTKAVLPHFIKNKNGQFVVTTSIVGKIGTPLRSSYAASKHALHGFFDCLRAENHKNNIAVTLVCPGFINTNVSKNALTGDGTPQGKMDVATGNGMSPERLAILMIKAIEKKKEEVYIAGAKEKLGIYTKRFFPKIFSILVRKMSVT; encoded by the coding sequence ATGAGTTTTTCTAACAAAGTAATTTGGATTACTGGAGCATCATCTGGAATTGGAAAATCGTTGGCAATTGCATTTGCTAATAAAAATGCCAAATTAATTCTATCTTCAAGAAAAAAAGAAGCCTTAGAATTGGTTAAAAGTGAATGTAAAAACAGCGAAAACGTAAAAATTATTACCCTCGATTTAGAAGATTATAATAATTTACAAGTAAAAGCAGACGAAGCAATTGCAACTTTTGGGAAGATAGATATTTTAATAAATAATGGCGGAATTAGCCAACGTTCGCTTGTAAAAAATACTCAAATTATGGTGGATAAACGAATTATGGATATCAACTATTTAGGAACAGTTGCACTTACGAAAGCTGTTTTGCCTCATTTTATAAAAAATAAAAACGGGCAGTTTGTGGTAACTACAAGTATTGTTGGTAAAATAGGAACTCCTTTACGATCTAGTTATGCAGCAAGTAAACATGCATTGCATGGTTTTTTCGATTGTTTACGAGCAGAAAACCACAAAAACAATATTGCAGTAACCTTGGTTTGCCCAGGCTTTATAAATACAAATGTTTCTAAAAATGCTTTAACTGGCGATGGAACTCCACAAGGAAAAATGGATGTTGCTACAGGAAATGGAATGTCTCCAGAACGTTTAGCAATATTAATGATTAAAGCAATCGAAAAGAAAAAAGAGGAAGTTTATATAGCAGGAGCAAAAGAGAAATTAGGAATCTATACAAAAAGGTTTTTTCCAAAAATATTTTCTATTTTAGTTAGAAAAATGAGTGTTACCTAG
- a CDS encoding SulP family inorganic anion transporter, producing MFKHIKNDLPASIVVFFVALPLCLGIALASGAPLFSGIISGVIGGIVVGALSGSKIGVSGPAAGLAAIVLTAIGTLGGYENFLVAVVLGGIIQLIFGLLKAGVIGYYFPSSVIKGMLTGIGIIIILKQIPHFFGYDAEPEGADSFIESSGENTFSAIFNIFEHITTGSLVIGIIGLLCILFWDNILAKKAKFFTVIQGPLVAVVLGILYFIFTKSNDVFGITETHLVSVPIPNDIASFLGQFSFPNFSAITNIDVWVTAFTIALVASLETLLSVEASDKIDPDKNVTPTNRELIAQGTGNVVSGLIGGLPITQVIVRSSANIQSGGKTKLSVILHGVLLLISVILIPELLNKIPLSVLAAILLIVGYKLAKPTVFKQMFTLGWKQFVPFMVTVLGIVFTNLLVGISLGLAVGIVVILLKSYQNSHFLHMEDKNNGVHKIKITLAEEVTFFNKGAILKELNRLPENSYLEINVLKTRYLDNDIIEILEDFIYRAKEKNIEIELVSEKGIVKNPSSFISFFANKRKHKAA from the coding sequence ATGTTTAAACACATAAAAAATGATTTACCTGCAAGTATTGTTGTATTTTTTGTAGCATTACCCCTATGTTTGGGTATTGCTCTCGCAAGTGGAGCCCCATTATTTTCTGGAATTATTTCAGGAGTAATTGGAGGAATAGTAGTTGGAGCCTTAAGTGGTTCTAAAATAGGAGTTAGTGGTCCAGCAGCTGGTTTAGCAGCAATTGTTTTAACTGCAATTGGTACTTTAGGTGGCTATGAAAACTTTTTAGTAGCCGTTGTTTTAGGAGGTATTATTCAATTAATATTTGGTTTGTTAAAAGCTGGAGTTATTGGATATTATTTTCCATCTTCAGTAATTAAAGGAATGTTAACTGGCATTGGAATTATTATCATTTTAAAACAAATTCCGCACTTTTTTGGGTATGATGCAGAACCTGAAGGTGCAGATAGTTTTATAGAAAGTTCTGGAGAAAATACTTTTTCAGCCATATTTAATATTTTCGAACATATAACAACAGGATCTTTAGTAATTGGTATTATTGGTTTATTATGTATTCTCTTTTGGGATAACATTTTAGCCAAGAAAGCGAAGTTTTTTACTGTAATACAAGGTCCATTAGTTGCTGTAGTTTTAGGAATTTTATATTTTATATTTACAAAATCTAACGATGTATTTGGTATTACAGAAACTCACTTGGTTAGTGTGCCAATTCCTAATGATATTGCCTCTTTTTTAGGTCAGTTTAGTTTTCCTAATTTTTCTGCAATTACAAATATAGATGTTTGGGTAACCGCATTTACAATTGCATTAGTTGCGAGTTTAGAAACACTTTTATCTGTAGAGGCTTCCGATAAAATAGATCCAGATAAAAATGTAACTCCAACAAATAGAGAGTTAATTGCACAAGGAACTGGTAATGTAGTTTCTGGTTTAATTGGTGGTTTACCAATTACACAGGTTATTGTAAGAAGTTCTGCGAACATACAATCTGGTGGTAAAACAAAGTTGTCTGTTATTTTACATGGCGTTTTATTATTAATTTCTGTAATATTAATTCCTGAGTTATTAAATAAGATTCCACTTTCTGTATTAGCTGCTATTTTATTAATTGTTGGTTACAAATTAGCAAAGCCAACAGTATTTAAACAAATGTTTACATTAGGATGGAAACAATTTGTACCATTTATGGTAACAGTTCTTGGGATTGTATTTACAAATTTATTGGTTGGAATTAGTTTAGGTTTGGCAGTAGGTATTGTTGTTATCTTATTGAAAAGTTATCAAAATTCTCACTTTTTACATATGGAAGATAAAAACAATGGAGTTCATAAAATTAAAATTACTTTGGCAGAAGAAGTAACATTTTTTAATAAAGGAGCGATTTTAAAAGAATTAAATCGTTTACCAGAAAATTCTTATTTAGAAATAAATGTTTTAAAAACAAGATATTTAGATAATGATATTATTGAAATCCTAGAAGATTTTATCTATAGAGCGAAAGAAAAAAATATAGAAATAGAACTGGTTTCCGAAAAAGGCATCGTTAAAAACCCTTCGAGTTTTATAAGTTTCTTTGCGAATAAAAGAAAACACAAAGCTGCCTAA
- a CDS encoding TlpA disulfide reductase family protein has product MKKLLAFIFLVSSLAQAQHTINGTITNALETDWVILYKVEGARQQFVQNSTIKKDTIVIDAKKQAIGTFQFQLPETSKAGFYRVTYRTTNPSFVDFIYNKEDVSFTFHPDYPEQSVTFSKSNENIIYKNYLTEISKAQQKLDSLQITAIKNPSLDLKTDYKTAFNKINTIQNKYLKNSNGMYVQPFIKATLRANPSEIKTTAKDYMSNMTSTFFDNMDFTNKTLINSSFLVDRITDYIFYINYSENKEVQQKLYKESIKTVLSKVENLPFKKDIIEFLVAQFENTKNLELIDFLFKNYYEKLPEEFQNKEYLKEKKALFATEIGRTAPDFSWKENGKNLKLSTLNDAENYVLVFWSSGCSHCLKEIPLLHKFMQDKTGAKVVAFSLERNDSGWKNMKTTLPNWHHILGLNKWDNKIARTYNIISTPTYFILDKDKKIIAKPEELKDLEEYFLKKDK; this is encoded by the coding sequence ATGAAAAAATTACTCGCATTTATATTTTTAGTTTCGTCTTTAGCACAAGCACAGCATACCATTAATGGAACAATAACAAATGCTTTGGAAACAGATTGGGTTATTTTATATAAAGTTGAAGGTGCAAGACAACAATTCGTACAAAACTCTACTATTAAAAAAGATACGATTGTTATTGATGCGAAAAAACAAGCCATTGGTACTTTTCAGTTTCAATTGCCAGAAACTTCTAAGGCTGGTTTTTACAGAGTTACATATAGAACAACCAACCCAAGTTTTGTAGATTTTATTTACAATAAAGAAGATGTAAGTTTTACGTTTCATCCAGATTATCCAGAGCAATCTGTTACTTTTTCTAAGTCTAACGAAAACATTATTTATAAAAATTATCTTACCGAAATTTCTAAGGCACAGCAGAAGTTAGATTCACTTCAAATAACTGCGATTAAGAATCCTAGTTTAGATTTAAAAACGGATTATAAAACTGCTTTTAACAAGATAAATACAATTCAGAATAAATATCTAAAAAACTCAAACGGAATGTATGTACAGCCTTTTATAAAGGCAACATTAAGGGCAAATCCTTCCGAAATAAAAACAACTGCGAAAGATTATATGTCTAATATGACATCTACTTTTTTCGACAATATGGATTTTACGAATAAAACACTTATAAATTCTTCTTTTTTGGTAGATAGAATTACGGATTATATTTTCTATATTAATTATTCCGAAAATAAAGAAGTACAACAAAAACTGTATAAAGAGTCTATAAAAACAGTACTTTCTAAAGTAGAAAACCTTCCATTTAAAAAAGATATTATAGAGTTTTTAGTGGCGCAATTCGAAAACACTAAAAATTTAGAATTAATTGATTTTCTTTTTAAAAACTACTACGAAAAACTTCCTGAAGAATTCCAAAATAAAGAATATTTAAAAGAGAAAAAAGCACTTTTTGCGACTGAAATTGGTAGAACTGCACCCGATTTTTCCTGGAAAGAAAATGGTAAAAACTTAAAACTATCTACTTTAAATGATGCCGAAAATTATGTATTGGTTTTTTGGAGTTCAGGTTGCTCTCACTGTTTAAAGGAAATTCCATTATTACATAAATTTATGCAAGATAAAACAGGTGCAAAAGTGGTTGCTTTTTCTTTAGAGAGAAACGATTCTGGTTGGAAAAACATGAAAACTACATTGCCAAATTGGCACCATATTTTAGGATTAAATAAATGGGATAACAAAATTGCGAGAACGTATAATATTATCTCTACACCTACTTATTTTATTTTAGATAAAGACAAAAAAATTATTGCAAAACCAGAAGAATTAAAAGATTTAGAAGAGTATTTCTTAAAAAAAGATAAGTAA
- a CDS encoding CvpA family protein, with protein MNIFDIVIAALLLFGFVRGIMKGLFVEVASLVALIGGVYGAIHFSYFIGDFLKESVSWEQEYISLVAFAATFIVIIVIIALLGKILTKLADFASLGIINKVLGGVFGALKVGLILSVVFIFFGKMNNTIPFLKKETIKESILFKPVKKIAPTIFPSIIKEEKEEKTL; from the coding sequence ATGAATATTTTCGATATTGTTATAGCTGCATTATTATTATTTGGCTTTGTTAGAGGTATAATGAAAGGGCTTTTTGTAGAGGTTGCTTCTTTAGTGGCTTTAATAGGTGGTGTTTATGGAGCGATACATTTTTCGTATTTTATTGGAGATTTTTTAAAAGAATCCGTATCTTGGGAACAAGAATATATTTCTTTAGTTGCTTTTGCTGCAACTTTTATAGTAATTATTGTAATTATTGCTCTATTAGGTAAAATACTAACAAAGTTAGCAGATTTTGCTTCGCTTGGCATTATAAACAAAGTATTAGGTGGCGTTTTTGGTGCTCTAAAGGTTGGATTAATTTTAAGCGTAGTTTTTATCTTTTTTGGCAAAATGAATAACACAATTCCGTTTCTTAAAAAAGAAACAATTAAAGAATCTATCTTATTTAAACCTGTAAAAAAAATAGCACCTACTATTTTCCCCTCAATTATAAAAGAAGAAAAAGAGGAAAAAACCCTCTAA